A genomic region of Trifolium pratense cultivar HEN17-A07 linkage group LG3, ARS_RC_1.1, whole genome shotgun sequence contains the following coding sequences:
- the LOC123914979 gene encoding uncharacterized protein LOC123914979 has product MLFKVDFEKAYDSVDWGYLDKVMERMSFPTLWRKWIRECVGTATASVLVNGCPTDEFPLERGLRQGDPLSPFLFLLAAEGLNVLMEAMVTQNFFTGYNMGEFDPISVTHLQFADDTLLLGEKSWANVRALRAVLVLFETMSGLKVNFNKSMLVGVNIPDSWLHEAASALCCKVGKIPFLYLGLPIGGDSRRLVFWEPLLDRLKNRLSGWKSRFLSFGGRLEYGGLGVRQLREFNLALLGKWCWRMLVDREGMWFRVLAARYGMERGRLRDGGRKGSTWWREIVSIREGVGVPEGRWFGDHVVRRVGDGVDTFFWTDPWLDENPLSERFGRLFELAETKLLTVSEMFHRGWGTDGAAWVWRRQLRAWEEEMLGECQSLLSNISLQAQYSDRWQWQPDPDTGFTVRGAYQLLTSIHPVTLDEAEHLIWHPQVPLKVSILAWRLLRDRLPTKSNLVTRGILSSAAHLCVSGCGLVESAHHLFISCSTFGPLWDLVRTWIGISSVESTSIRDHFVQFTLSAGGSRARRSFLQLIWLASVWVVWTERNHRLFRGSVSTIYQLLDKIKLFSYRWLKTTSVTLVANYHSWWSSPLLCLGLV; this is encoded by the exons ATGCTTTTCAAAGTGGATTTTGAGAAGGCCTATGATTCGGTGGATTGGGGATACCTGGATAAGGTTATGGAGAGAATGTCGTTTCCAACATTGTGGAGGAAATGGATTAGGGAGTGTGTGGGCACGGCTACGGCTTCTGTTCTTGTTAATGGTTGTCCAACTGACGAATTCCCTCTCGAGAGGGGCCTTAGACAAGGAGACCCTCTatctcctttcctttttctcttAGCTGCTGAGGGTTTGAATGTGTTGATGGAGGCTATGGTGACTCAAAACTTTTTTACGGGGTATAACATGGGTGAGTTTGATCCTATATCGGTGACGCATCTTCAATTTGCTGATGACACTCTTCTGCTTGGTGAAAAAAGTTGGGCTAATGTTCGAGCCTTGAGGGCTGTTCTGGTGCTGTTTGAGACGATGTCTGGCTTGAAAGTTAATTTCAACAAAAGTATGTTGGTTGGGGTTAATATTCCTGATTCTTGGTTACACGAGGCTGCGTCGGCTCTatgttgtaaagtgggaaagattCCTTTCCTTTATCTGGGTCTTCCTATTGGGGGCGATTCGAGGCGTTTGGTCTTTTGGGAACCGTTGTTGGATcgtttaaaaaatagattatcTGGGTGGAAAAgtcgttttctttcttttggtggtcgtctg GAGTATGGAGGTCTGGGGGTTAGGCAGTTGAGGGAGTTCAACTTGGCACTTCTaggtaaatggtgttggaggatgttagtGGATAGAGAGGGGATGTGGTTTAGAGTGTTGGCAGCTCGGTACGGGATGGAGCGAGGGCGTCTGCGAGATGGAGGGAGGAAAGGGTCTACGTGGTGGCGAGAGATAGTGAGTATTAGGGAGGGTGTTGGTGTGCCAGAGGGAAGATGGTTTGGGGATCATGTTGTTAGGAGGGTGGGGGACGGTGTCGATACTTTTTTCTGGACCGATCCCTGGTTGGATGAGAACCCGTTGAGTGAGCGGTTTGGGCGTTTGTTTGAGTTGGCTGAGACCAAATTGCTTACGGTGTCTGAGATGTTCCATCGTGGGTGGGGGACGGATGGGGCGGCCTGGGTGTGGCGTAGacagttgagggcgtgggaggaggagatgttaggggagtgtcagtctttactttctAACATTTCTTTACAGGCACAATAttcagataggtggcagtggcagccAGACCCCGATACAGGCTTTACTGTTCGTGGAGCATATCAGCTTTTGACTTCAATTCACCCGGTTACTTTGGATGAGGCAGAGCATCTCATTTGGCATCCTCAGGTTCCCTTGAAGGTTTCCATTTTGGCGTGGCGTTTACTgcgtgacaggttgcccacTAAGTCAAACCTGGTCACTAGAGGCATATTATCTTCTGCAGCTCATCTGTGTGTATCTGGTTGCGGGTTGGTAGAGTCGgctcatcacttattcatatctTGCAGCACTTTTGGTCCTCTTTGGGATCTAGTTCGGACTTGGATTGGTATTTCTTCGGTGGAGTCTACTTCTATCAgggatcattttgttcagtttactctCTCAGCTGGTGGATCTAGAGCACGTCGGTCTTTTTTACAACTCATTTGGCTTGCTAGCGTATGGGTTGTgtggacggaaagaaatcacAGGTTATTCAGGGGCTCAGTCAGTACTATTTATCAGTTGTTGGACAAGATTAAGCTTTtttcctataggtggttgaagacgacgagtgttactttagtcgcaaactaccatagttggtggtctagtcctttattatgtttgggccttgtatga